One genomic region from Sphingobacterium sp. UGAL515B_05 encodes:
- a CDS encoding MFS transporter — translation MEKNTKPQQSFIPTILAFALVPITGLATDIYLPSMPQMAQELGLNESKIQLTLSLFLISYGVAQFFTGALVDAWGRYRINLISLFLFIVSFWITASTHDIWVIYLMRILQGILSAFVVISKRAYFVDVYEGEQRKHYLSIMTIVWSIGPIVAPFIGGYLQTQFGWRSNFMVLAVYSALLFILELIFSGETIKQKKPLHISYLIGEFKMMLKSNDFTFGIVMCGISYGLVMFYNLSGPFFIEHQLGYSAITTGYTSLIMGLAWMCGGFIGKALIKRALVPKLRIANFIQISLIVCMLIVSPYLSNLYTLTFFAFAVHCTAGFIFNNYFSYCLGRFPLSAGIAGGLVGGITYLLTSSLSYITVSLVNPSSQFQIGLGYGIFALLGLTTLYVIRKLVKSV, via the coding sequence ATGGAAAAAAACACTAAACCACAGCAATCTTTTATCCCGACGATACTAGCATTTGCACTTGTTCCGATTACGGGACTTGCCACCGACATTTATCTTCCGTCAATGCCACAAATGGCCCAGGAGCTTGGCTTGAACGAAAGCAAAATCCAGTTAACACTTTCGCTTTTTCTAATCAGTTATGGTGTTGCACAGTTCTTTACAGGGGCACTGGTTGACGCTTGGGGAAGATATCGCATCAACCTCATATCGCTTTTCCTTTTCATTGTCAGCTTTTGGATCACAGCAAGCACACACGATATTTGGGTTATTTACCTGATGCGCATCCTTCAGGGAATCTTATCGGCATTTGTGGTCATATCAAAACGAGCCTACTTTGTGGATGTCTATGAAGGCGAGCAGCGCAAACACTACCTCAGCATTATGACCATCGTCTGGTCGATCGGGCCCATTGTCGCTCCTTTTATTGGTGGCTACCTCCAAACACAATTTGGTTGGCGTTCTAACTTTATGGTTCTGGCCGTTTACAGCGCCCTACTTTTTATCCTTGAACTGATCTTCTCTGGCGAAACAATCAAACAGAAAAAACCACTCCATATCAGCTACCTGATCGGCGAATTTAAAATGATGCTTAAAAGCAATGATTTCACCTTTGGTATAGTCATGTGTGGTATATCCTACGGTCTCGTTATGTTCTACAATCTCAGCGGCCCGTTTTTTATTGAACATCAACTGGGATATAGTGCAATTACAACCGGTTATACCTCACTTATTATGGGTTTGGCTTGGATGTGTGGTGGTTTTATTGGTAAAGCCCTTATTAAAAGAGCCTTGGTTCCAAAATTGAGAATCGCCAATTTTATTCAGATCAGCCTGATTGTATGTATGCTGATCGTCTCACCTTACCTGTCAAACTTATATACATTGACATTTTTCGCATTTGCCGTACATTGCACTGCAGGATTTATTTTTAACAATTATTTCAGCTACTGTTTGGGCAGGTTTCCACTGTCTGCAGGTATCGCCGGTGGATTGGTTGGCGGAATTACCTACCTCCTTACCTCTTCACTCAGTTACATCACCGTCAGCTTGGTAAACCCTTCTTCGCAGTTTCAGATTGGATTAGGTTATGGCATATTTGCGCTGTTGGGATTGACCACTTTATACGTTATTCGTAAGCTGGTCAAAAGCGTATAA